Below is a genomic region from Desulfobacterales bacterium.
TTATGAGTAAAACAAATCCTAAAATATGCATTTTTCCCAGTAATGCTGCTTTTTTCGGAAAAAGAACTTTAATGAGCCAAAAACCATCTAAAGGAGGAAAAGGTATAAGATTAAAGACTCCGAGCACAACATTTATAAGGATGCTAAAAGAAAGAGTTTTAAATAAAACAAACCATACTCCTGCAAAATTTACATCTGCAAATTTTTGAACCGCAAAAAAATTAAAATCAAAGTATATCGGATTATTCGGATAAATATGATGAAATATAAATGCAAGAATAATGTAGATATTAAAAAAACAATAGGAAAGAACAAGGTTTGAAAAAGGCCCAGCAAGCACTAAGAGTATTTGATCTCTCGGATATTTATTAAGATTCATAGGCTTAAAAGGAACTGGTTTTGCCCATCCAAAAATAAATGAAGTATTCAAAAAATAAAGAAATAGGGGTACAATTATTGAGCCAATAGGACTTATATGATGGATAGGGTTTAATGTCAGTCTTCCTTTGTCATGAGCAGTTTTGTCTCCACATAGATATGCAAAAAAACCATGGGACACTTCATGAACAACAATAGCAAAAAACAAGGCATAAAGCATAATGCAATTTGAGAGCCATTGTAAATATAGCGGAGAATCTTTGATGTAGGGATAAACAAGCATAAATCCGCAGAGGCAGCCTATCCACATAAGAAAATGAGATATTTTAAAATTCATTTCAATTTTTCCAAAGTTAGGAAGTGTTAATGAAATAAGCTCTTATGCTATATTGATTTACAATAAAAAAATCAACCTTTTTGACTTATTGCGTTCAACCCTGAATCCAGCAAGTTTGTAAAAAAAATTAATTCCGGAATGATGTCCTATGAATATAAGGATAAATTATTTAGAAAAATGTCCCTCTATGTATTGATTTTTACCATACGATTCCTACTGTTATTCCTACTGAAGCACCTGTATCAAAATAATAGGTTACGGGAATATCTATTTTAGCAGGTCCTAAATTTAATCCAAATCCCAACATTAATTTTGGATGGAAAAAGGTTGGTTTTTCACCCAATGTGCTTCCATCGGCACTTATCGTGTAAGGAGAAATAGTTGTG
It encodes:
- a CDS encoding site-2 protease family protein, with the translated sequence MNFKISHFLMWIGCLCGFMLVYPYIKDSPLYLQWLSNCIMLYALFFAIVVHEVSHGFFAYLCGDKTAHDKGRLTLNPIHHISPIGSIIVPLFLYFLNTSFIFGWAKPVPFKPMNLNKYPRDQILLVLAGPFSNLVLSYCFFNIYIILAFIFHHIYPNNPIYFDFNFFAVQKFADVNFAGVWFVLFKTLSFSILINVVLGVFNLIPFPPLDGFWLIKVLFPKKAALLGKMHILGFVLLI